AGAGCAAAAAATGGAGCTGCAAAGTGTGTGGTGAGAAGCAGATGGTGCTAAAGGTGAGTGTGGGGAGACTGTTTCTTTGTGTCATGCTAGAGCCAGAGCGAGGCCTCTCCAGCATCTCAGCCCTCATCTCTGTCTTAATTTCCTTTTCAGGCCTATGGCCAAGGCTCTGGGTCTGACTGTAGACGCCATGTCCAAAAATTAAACTTGCTGCGGGCTGGGACGGAGGTGGCAGCTGAGGGAACATCTTGGTAGAGTACTGAGTATTTCTTATCTGTTCCTTTATTTTAATATGCAAGTCTCAATTAATGTGCTCAACATATCAGACCTCTAAATGGAAACTACCTAAGCTGATCTCTGGAGGGAGTGAATTTCTTACAGTTGCAAAGATGTGGAACACAGTCGTGTCAAGCAGATCTTAGGGACAAATTATCCATGGAACATATTGTCCTAACCTTGTTTTTTCACTAGAAGTCCTGTCAAATAAGTTCAGTTGATAAATTGCACAAATTGCGTTTACATAGTTCACATGCAAAAATGCAGTGGATGATCTTTGAAACTGGCCCTTCTTGTTTAGTTCCTGACTGACTGTGGGAGTGGTGACCTATTGCATACTCTGTTAAGCAGTGTTGGATTAGTATTGTCAGGTTGGGAGGCTAAATGAAAATCCCCACCtccttgtttgcagtgttggaaTTCAAGTAATTTCCATTAAGTATCAGTGGGCATTCCCCTCTGCTCGTGCTGAGAAGTTTGTTATTGTCAGCAGCATGGGTGTAATGGCCACTGTGCTGGAAAATCTGACTGGTTTTCTGTTTCCGCCAACCACCCAGTCCACTTGCAAATATCTGGGAAATGGGCGTTACTATTTCCACTGGTAAACCCTATAGTTCACATCTGCTGTTCTGTGGACTTGTTTTCCTACATATTTTTGTtcctgctctctgtccctggTGCTAATGGTTAGGTGCATATAGATATAAGACAAATACCCTAGGAACCCTAGactaaatcttttatttttaggTGTATAGAGGAACCAGTGAATAATGACAAAGAGAACACAGGAGTTCCACAGGAAGAAAACGTGGGCTGGCAGGTAAGACACTATGAGACAAATGGTATCTACAAAGCTAAATCAAACACCAACCAATTGTAAAGTAGCAAAGAGGGTGCCATGTAGTGCAGcggccagtgttccctctaaattGTTCTGAAGACCGTGTGCTAGCTATAAAACAAATGGAGAAACTAGCCCGTGAGTGAGGAGGCTCCAGGACAGTGTGTGAATGGAAAAGGATGTGTGGAAGCTCTGCTCCATGATGATGTTTTGGAACATAACCACTAATACAGCTCAGTTTGGGATCTCTTCCCATGAAATGCTGAGCACACTCAATTCTTATTGAAGCCAATGAAAGTTAGGACTTTTAGTATCTCTGTGGTGACTCCACCTGTGGGGGCTCCTTGGAGGAGTCATTCTGAGTCATTCTACAACATTGTAGGAAGAAGATGTGGAATTCAGTCCCTTGGTCAGCCGGTGGAATAAGTATCTGGACAAGGACAGTGAAgatcaggaggaggaggtgtaTACAGACAGAGAGCAGGTGTACTCCCATAAAAAGAACATTGTGGAAGAACAGAGGTGCAAAAATAACTTCTTCCGTAAGGCTTATTTTAGCTTGATGGTGGGGATTTGTTGGGCAGTATTTTGGGCATGTTCACTGAGGCTGCAGTGACCAATCCGAACTGACCTGAGGAGTGTTGGGTACTTGGGGATGAAAACCTCACCTCTTGGCAGATCTGCACTTTTTTAATCTATGAAATTTCCCATCTGAGCTAATCTAACATCTCTATGAATTCCCATCTCCTGCTCCCCCACCAGGAAACGCAAGAGCAGCTTCTGCCACAATGATGCTCTGGAGTGCTTTGAGGAAAAGGGAATGTATGGGCTCACTGGCCAAGCCAAGAAAGTCAAAACCTTTGAGGTATTTTGTTGTAGCAAATGTTTCCTACctctaaattattttctttggccTTGTGTGTGTGCTTCATTCAAAGGTTGTTATAAAAGTcatttcccctcctttcccccacccttccatGTAACCATCTGTTTCGGGGAGGCAAGAGGACTAAATCTGCATAACAGTAGTTTATCTTTGAAGGTTATAGTTAGGCAAATATAGTGCTGTTTCTGTGTAAACTAAGCCCCTCTGCCTGAGTCTCCCATCAGTACAGCATGCCGTGATTGCATGCGCCTCCCCAGTAAGTTGGCTATAGCTTAGGGCTGCTGTCAAAATCTCCTGTTAGCCCAGCTACTCTACTGACTTTTCCCTATTGACCTTATATAGTATGGTAATAGGGGGGTCATGTAAGTATCCTAGCACCTCACAACCTTATGTATTTATCCCTTGTTCAGAATGGGGATGTGCtaaccatccccattttacagatggggaactgagacactgagagactaagtgacttgcccaaggttacacaggaagtctgtggtggagcatggaattgaacctggatctccagTTCCCAGGCTAGCTCTGGACTTGGCTGGCCTTCCTCGCTGCTCCTGGTATCATGCTTTCCTTGCTTTTGCCACAATTGGGCAGTGACTGCTTGTTGTATCAAGCAGTAACAGTGTAGTGGGTGGCTCTGGCCCTGTTGTGCAGGAGTCAGTCAGAGGGTGGTTGTCACGAGTATCGAGTTTGCCGAATATGCAGTCAGCGAAGAGATTTCATAAATAATTCTTTACTCTGCCCCTTTCTTAGTTCAGTTTCATTTGTCCTATGGTTGAGAGGAGTGAAATACAACTTCAGTAAATAACAGGCCAACCTCCAGCCCATAATTCTTCCAAGCAGGCCTCCTTTTTCAAACCAGGGATTGGATGAAACTGCACCCTGGGCAGCTGACTAAAGAAGAGTTGCTGAGCTACACCCAAACACCAAATGTCCTGGTTTCCTGAGCTTTCCCAGTCTGAGCGCTGGTTGTAAAccattttataccagtataactatattttaGTTAGCGATGtgaatttttttaaccaaaataatgAAATCAGTATAACTGCTAGTGTGGACCCCAGTTTAACAGGTGCTTAGTGGTGTAGCTTATTCCCTCAttgaggggaggagaaagaggcagGATGGTTTAAAGCCTTGgacgtgggagacccaggttcggTGTCCTGCTCTGCTAGACTTCCTGTGGTACCTtggggtaagtcacttagggttagtgttctccatctgtaaaatgggaataatagcactgccctgacCCTGGGGGtattgtgagggtaaatacattaaagagtgagaggcactcagacactacagtgatggggcaaGATTGGTACCTAGAAAGATAGTGTATAGACAGCCCAATAGAGGTCAGGAGAGCAAACCAGCAGGGTTCCCCTTTCATCTGCATATTTAGGATTATATGCTGGTGACTAATTAAGTGATGTGtaagtgaaatgaaatatttggaaATACTCAACCTCTAGTGAAATACAATTTCAAAACAGCTCCTATTCTTTGGACAGTAGAGCTGACCTGGGCAGAGTGGGTTCTGCTTCATGACTGTTCTTTTTCACCATACGTCAGAATAGCTGGCTCTGTACCAATCTCACCTCTCACTGGAAAGTAAAGCGATGAGGAATAACAGTGAGCCTGGTTGGAAGAACAGGATTACTTCTTGCATGTCTGTCTTGTCAGTTCTGTGTTCACCAGGCTCACTGTAGTTAGGCTATAGCGCCAGCAAGCACAcccattttgttttcttgttacaGAGCAGGAAAGATTCACCAACTGTAGCTGACCAGGCCTGCGGAGATTATATATGTAACAGCGTTGTTGTACCTGAGAATACACCAGCTCCAGAGTCAACTAATGTCACCGTGTCCAAGTGGGGAAAATTTCTCCCGTCTCCTAGCAGCCATAATACTGGTTACATAACCCTTGCAGCACAGATGAGCAGTTGGAAGTTAGAGACACAGAGGGCCTCTGCAGGAAGCTTTCTAATGTCTGATGGATATCCACAGCAGGAGGAAGATTCTGAATCTCCAGGTACAGGTGCCCAAACTGAACAGAGCTTCACTAACAATAAGCGTACAGCACAGAAATATGCTTCAAAGCTTCATAGCACCACACTGGCTGCTAGGGGGCAGACTGCCTTTGACATCAGTCATGCAGCTATTGGGGATGTGCTTTCTGGAAAATATAAGGACTGCCTGAGTAGGGCAGTGTC
This DNA window, taken from Trachemys scripta elegans isolate TJP31775 chromosome 8, CAS_Tse_1.0, whole genome shotgun sequence, encodes the following:
- the MRNIP gene encoding MRN complex-interacting protein — its product is MGQRFQVLRCCSCGTFQVHQVKKSKKWSCKVCGEKQMVLKAYGQGSGSDCRRHVQKLNLLRAGTEVAAEGTSWCIEEPVNNDKENTGVPQEENVGWQEEDVEFSPLVSRWNKYLDKDSEDQEEEVYTDREQVYSHKKNIVEEQRKRKSSFCHNDALECFEEKGMYGLTGQAKKVKTFESRKDSPTVADQACGDYICNSVVVPENTPAPESTNVTVSKWGKFLPSPSSHNTGYITLAAQMSSWKLETQRASAGSFLMSDGYPQQEEDSESPGTGAQTEQSFTNNKRTAQKYASKLHSTTLAARGQTAFDISHAAIGDVLSGKYKDCLSRAVSGVAENNEGRQCLAGTVMPANCLSKDAVTFTSTDPFASSSGVPQCLTAPSSSFFCTDDDFDDDL